A single genomic interval of Aneurinibacillus sp. REN35 harbors:
- a CDS encoding H-type small acid-soluble spore protein: protein MEIKRAQEIVQSHEKIDVGFEGVQVWIDSVDAQSKTARIHTMENPTDRKTVALSELKELEHH from the coding sequence ATGGAAATAAAACGTGCTCAGGAAATTGTACAGTCCCATGAGAAAATTGATGTAGGTTTCGAAGGTGTTCAGGTATGGATTGATTCTGTTGATGCACAAAGCAAAACAGCAAGAATACATACAATGGAGAATCCAACAGATCGAAAAACAGTTGCGTTATCTGAACTTAAGGAATTGGAACATCACTAA